TTTAGCTAGAGGGGCGTTTGTTTTTGCTACAAGTTTAGACAATTTTGAATGTTTGATGACATTTGGCTCACGAATCGAATAACGTATCTCGTCCTGTGAAAGCCTGGATGCGCAAGTTTGTGATGTTGGTTCGCTACCGATGCTGTCGTACAAGTGAAGCTCGTGTAGGAAATAATTGACGAGATAACGAAATACCTGGCATTGATGGGTATGCCTCGGCTCGGCGATTGTACCACCCTACCTTTGGATCCCACTGGTTCCGAGCGGTAGCGGTCGGCTGCCGGCGACAGCCGGAGACGGACAAGTGGTGGAGATGGCCTATCAGGGGAATCAAGTCCGCTTTGGTCGCTAACAATATCGCAAACATAGATAAGTTTACGTGTTCATGAATTCGTATATAATGTCCAAGGGGGAAGGGCTTTAGATTCGCCCTTCTTGTCCTCTggttttctcttttctcttttctttcgGCTCTGTTCGCTATTACATCATCCCCACTTGGCATCTTACCTCCTATTGCTCAACAACACAGCGAACACTTGAGAGGTTAAGACATAGAGGAATCTACAATGACGGGCTTAAAGAAACAAGTCTTTGTGGGGACGTTCATATCCAGCAAAAATCCCAAAGAGCTTGACTATCAGCATGATACGATTGTATGTGTTGATGGAGAGGGTAGAATTGTCAAGGTCGATACAGAGGGCGGTAGTACCGAGCAGATTGGAAAGAGACTACGTGAAACTCTGGACTGGGAGCTCAGCGATGTAGATGTTCATATTGCGAAGCCCGGccagttcttcttccctGGTTTTGTTGGTGAGTGATACAGCCCTCGTTTCCAAGAAACACACTGACAGAAACACCAGACTCACATGTGCATGCATCTCAATACCCAAATGTGGGAATCTTTGGAAAGACCACTCTCCTAGACTGGCTGGAAAAATACACATTCCCTCTAGAGTCAAGTCTAAAGGACTTGAGCAAGGCAAAGCGAGTATATGGCTCATGTGTTCGACGGACACTATCCCATGGAACGACAACAGCGGCTTACTATGCTACCATCGACGTAGCAGCAACGAACCTTCTCGCTGATCTCTGCCTGGAGATAGGACAACGAGCTCTTGTTGGACGCGTGTGTATGGACAACCCTGACATGTGTCCAAGCTACTATCGCGATGAGAGTGTCgaagaaggtcttgaaaaAACGAGACAGACGATTCGACATGTTCAAAAAATCGACCCTGAGTTTAAACTTGTATCACCGGTGCTGACACCACGATTTGCACCCACTTGCTCAAGCGAATCGATGAAGGGACTGGCGAAGATCCAAAAGGAACTGGATCTTCCTGTTCAGACACACGTTTCCGAGAACGAAGGAGAAGTCGAACTTGTCGCAAAGCTGTTTCCGGAGTCGGAGTCGTATACGCAATTGTACGATGATTGCGGTCTTCTTACCACCCGGACGATTCTTGCGCACGCGATTCACTTGACCGAAGCGGAAGCAAAGCTGATTGCACAGCGGGGGAGCAAAATCTCGCATTGTCCCTGCAGCAACAGTTCACTCACGAGCGGTTCTGCACGCGTAAGATGGCTCTGGGACAAGGGGATTACAGTTGGCCTCGGTACAGACATGAGCGGCGGCTACAGCCCTTCCATTCTCGAAGCAGCGCGTCAAGCAGCCCTTGTGAGTCGACACGTTGCGATGGGAATGGACGAGGAAAAGGAGCGGAGCAAGTTGACGGTCGAAGAGGTGCTTTATCTTGCAACTCGCGGCGGTGCAGAGGTTGTTGGACTGGCTGATAGAATCGGTGGGTTCGAGGAGGGAATGGAGTGGGATGCCCAGTTGATAGGACTAGGGagtgttgatgaggatggcgtGGCGGAGGATGACGGGAATGTGAATGTTTTCGGGTGGGAAACCTGGGAGGAGAAGATTGCGAAGTGGCTGTTTAATGGAGATGACAGGAATGTCAAGAGGGTTTGGGTCAGAGGGAGAACGGTTCATGTGAGATAGGTAAAGGACAAAGAGATGAGCCGAGACAAACTGTCCATGTTGTTTCAGACATGATAACAAACGCTGGCACCAATGCTATTTGTTGGTACAGCAGCAGAGCAGTACGATCTCTGCCCTCGTGATCACCAGCGTCAATGTTTCACTTGATTTCATGCTCATTCAGCCCCAATATGCCATGCCTTAATAAAAAGAGGTGTGCTACGAACCCATGATGGGATTGCTGCCCTAGGCTTTTCTCTGTCACTTCATCACTGACAATACATGCCATTACTGACTTGATTTGTGTAATAGCTTTAACTGATTGTGTACATTAATATGAACTCCTGCCTACCAACCCGAGGCATGGCACTTTCTGTGAAGAAAACACGACAGATGCTATTCCCAGGTGAAGCCTTGGCTTCACTGATATATCCTCCATACTCGCACAAAAACTACCAACCAACCTCCCCCGTTATGGTTCTTAGCCCTCATATAATGGCCGAGACTCCATCTCCAATGACAGACACTCGTAACTGGGAGGCCTCGATGTGACTTCCATTCCGAGACTGCATCACTCCCCAGTCGAGCGGCTTCTCACTTCGGCCCTGCGTCTTCCCAACGCTTTGACAGCCTTTCAATATTCATGGCTTTCAGGGTCGGAAGGGAGCATTTCATAATCAGCGTTGAAGAGACTTTGGTTGCCCGCGCTTGTGAAAGAGTTCTCATAGGTCAGGTATTTGTCGTTTGCGAAATCGCTAGCCCGAGGAGTGATGATCTGTTGGCTGGCACTAGGAGGTCGTCCACCAAAGGCGTAAGGGTCTCTGTAATCGACGTGGTCAAGTCTAGCGCGTGCGAGAATGGTTGGGTTGAAGACGTTGTTTGGGGTGGGGTTCGCAACTCTAGGGAGATCGGCTCCAGTGATCTCACCTCTAACGTTCTCGGGCTTCTTGACCGTACGGCCGTTGCTCTTGCTGGCCCTGCTAGGCTTACTGGCCTTGGTGACTCTATTGGGCTTCTGCTTGTTCGTGGCGTTGCCATTGCCCTGAGGATTAGTGCTGATAGAGGCATTGTCCTGGATCACATTGTTGTAGGAGGCGGCACCGTAAATGCTGTTGTTAATAGGGAGATTGCCCTGGACTCCGTAGTTGACAGAGGTATTGTCTTGAAAGTTGATATCAGAGGAGGCATTGTTCTGAGTACCGTTGTCGATAGAGGCATTACTGAAAAGGCTGGTGTCAAAAGGGGCATCGCCCTGAACACTGTAGTCGAGGGAGGTACTGCACTGAGTACTGTTGCCGAGAGAGGCATTGCCGTAAAGGCTGGTGTCAAGACGGGTATTGTCCTCGATAGAGAAGTCGAGAGAGGTACTTCCCTGAGTGCAGTTGTCGAGAGAGGTAATTCTCTGAAAACCATTGGTGGTGATGTTAGTGTTCTGCATATCATTGGTAGCAAAGAGAGTGTCCTGGGGACTGTTCTGCATAAATCCATTATCCTGAGACCCCAAGTTGAGGAAGTCAGTGCTTTGAGGGTCAAAGTCGTCAAAGGCATCACTCTGGAGTCCGTTATCCATCACAGTCCCGTCAGGAACCCAGTTGTCCTGCATGCCGCTGTCCTGCATGCCGCTGTCCTGCATGTCATAGTTGTTGAGAGGAGCGCCTTGAAAGTCCATGGACATAGCAGGAGTGTTGTCGATCTGAGCGTATGGTTGATAGGCCCAGTTGTTCGGAGGAAGTGAGCCGTTGTTCATGGCGAGTGCACTAACCATGTTGTCAGTGTTCAGAGCGTTTCCATCCATAGTATTGTTGAGAGCCATAGAACCGTTGATAGTGATAGGATTGCCAACATCCATGGCACTGTTGACATCAGTCATGTTGGCATATCCGATTGCGCCTCCAGTATCGGCATTTTCACCGATATTGGCTGAAGTCTCAATGGGAACACCATCAATGTTGATGTAGCCACTTGTGTTGGCATGGATACTATCGTTGAGGTTGTCATCGATCGGAGTAGGGGCTTCGACCGTTTCACCAGTCGTCGCACCGGGAGCGGTAGTGGTATCGACATGGATTACATCGTCAGGAAAGGTCATCTCAACGAATTCGTCGAGATTCATCTCAGGCGGTTCCAGACCCTGAGACTGTGCCTCCTGGATTTCACGATCTTTAGCCTCAATGGCAGCAATGATTGCTTGAACCTCGTTCTCCTTCTTAGCGATGTCCTGTTTCGACAGTCGCTAGACACAACATGTTAGTAAGTTCCTCATCAGAATCGTAAGCACTGTAACTCACTGCGTTTCCTGTATTTCGAGCTGAATGTTCTAATCCTTTGATTTTCTTAATGTCCACCGATTGAGCTTTTTCGGCCTGGCACACTTTTCCATCCATATCTTGTAACATTTTGTTCTTGAGGGGGTCGGGGATGGCATCCCATTCTCGAGCGTTGCCGCCAAGGAAGACAGCCTTGAGGCGCCACCAGTTCATCTCGACTTGTAACCTGCTAATGATTTTCTTGAGgtttttctctttctcttcccGTCGCTCACGGGTTCCCTTTGCAGCTAAGTTGTTGCGCCCAAGATCAACCTGCTTCTGTCGGTTGAGAATGATTTCGTTCCTTCGTCGCAGGACTTCCTCCAGACGAAGGTCTTGAACTCCGGGCGGCATCTGGTAGGTACTACCAACAAATTCCTTGGGAGGCTGCCGAGGAAGTGCAGAGACGGGGGGGATGGGAATCTTGAAAGCCTGATTCTTGAGCTCAGCCTGAATCATCTTGAAGCGACCATCAACATCGTCCTTGGGAAGAGCAGGATCGGGACCCAAGCCAACTTGGCTGAGCTTGACACCTCCGACGAGCATTGCGTGAGCACGAGGGTCCATAGAGCTAGCGTCATACTGTTCCTGAAGCTGGGGGTCAATCGGAGGGTCAATGGCTGTCTGTTGATTTTCCGCGCCCATCTCGGAGGATGGGTCGCCGGGCAGGtcctcaagagcttgaaggccTGCAGCTACTGGGGCCGTGTCTTGTTCAAGCGCAGCCGGGTTAGCAACGCCCTGGTTGTCAGCAGCttgttgagcagcagcagcagcatggATTCTCTTGTGTTCGCGGATAGCCAGGTCAACAAGTCCCTTAATGACACACGCTTTAAGACTGCCGTCTTTTCCGTATCTGTCTCTGTGGAATTGCTTGAACGCTTCAGAGAAACCAGGGATCTCCCACCATGCACCAGGGACGGGATCAGAACGGGGTGCTTGGATCTGGAGTGGTTGAGCCGGTTGATGTGCCGGTAGAGAGATCGTAGAAGGAGGTGCGTGAATCTGAGGTTGAGCCGGCTGAGATGCCTGTAGAGCGGGCTTCTTGGTAGGGGGGCCTTCCTGGGAAGTTGAAGGTTCGACACTGTCGATAGATCGCTTCAGAGATTTGCTCGGCTGCTTGGCCTTCTTAGAAGAGGGTGCTTCGGTTTGAGGGTGCTGAACCTGTTGAGGCCCCTGTGGAATAGACAATTGAGATGTTGAAACTTGCTCTTGAGCCTTCGTAGGCTGTCTTCTTCTGGCCTTCTTAGCAGGGGGCGCTCCGGTctgaggttgttgagactGTTCGGTGACTGGCACAGTAGGTAGCTGGAGAGTAGTTGATGTCTGAGCTGCTTGGGATCCAGCAGCCTGTGGGAAACTGGTGCCAAAAGCTCTGACAGATGCAATGGCTTCTTCCGCAGACCCAGGTGGCAGATGTACTTGAGACAACGGGCGTGCAGGTTGAAGAGGCTTCAAGGGAAGTCCTTCAGACATCGTGTCTTCTGGACGCGAAACCGCGTGGGGAATAAATAGAATGGGGTTATAGTGTGAAGGTGATTCTGTGATCAATGTATCGTGTAGTGATTAAGGGTAGATGTGACGTGCGGCAGTGAATAGCTGCACAAGTCGTAGGTGGGAGATACAGTAGTGCAGTGATGCAGTGATGTGGTGCAAAGGGATGAAATGACAAAGCAAGAGATGCCCGTGATTAAAAGAGAGATCAAAGGAAGATGCTCCAAATGATAAAAGTGTGTTATGGTAAAAAAGAAGTTTTGGTTTGTGAGAGTAATGTTGTGGtgggagaagatgagaagaggagaaaggaagagatgAGGGAACGAAGTGGGTGGAGCAACCAAGAAGGCAGAACAGCAAACGCAGTGAAGCGGACCTCGAACTGCCAGCGTCAGTAGAAATAGCGGGCAAAGCAGTCGAGACAAGCCAGTGAGTTCCCTACATGGAAATCTCGCAGTGGCATAGGGGCATTATGAGCTAATGCACTTGGTCACTGCGAGGTATAGTCCGCCCATGACGGTGGAGGCACGCGTAGACAGACAGTTTATAGGTAGGAGATGCGCCTGAAGACGTGATCAAGAAAAGAGAACGTCACGGGCAGAGCAACAGGTTATTTCCCTTCTGATGCAATGGAAGCCATACGCTGCAATTTTGTTTGGCAGCCCACGTGAGCATATCTCATGCGCCTTTGACAACATCCTCTAAATAAGCAATTCTGAGCATGTTATGATATGTATCTATATCgaatatataatatttttgCAAGTGATGCATGTCTATGAAGCTATATCATCGAGTGTCTGGCGGACCCTATGCGTTGAAGTCGAGAGTGGAGCTCCATATCCCGGAACTGTAGAGCCTCTATCCCCCACATCAAGTTGATACGCATGGAAATAAACGGCCAATCGCCCGGGTGAAGAAAACACATGACGTGGTTACTCGCGAGGGTGCACGAGGCGTAACATGCAAGGAAAACAATTCTAGCAAGAATGCACTCTGATAGTTGTTTATCTACTTCAAGCTCTTACTATTATTGCAGAAATGCTAAAAAGAGCAATCTTTGGTGAGTCATTCGTTATCATTTCTTTTGTTGGTGTCTTAATTCGTCCTGGTGGTTTACCCCCCAACTCGCCAACTCGCCCCATTACCGGCATTCACTAGTATGCAAGCTTCCAAAACCCGACTCGGAGGACCGCTTATATCGTGTCTTCATCTACAATGTTTTTTTTGGAGTCGTATCGATCGTTCCGCTTCATCACAGCTAACTCGTCTCCTGGTTCGTGTCGTAGGCAGTCACCGCATCGATAGTACACGTCAAAACAGCTCGCCGAATCATTGAACTATCAAGACGAAAAAGACATAGAAACAATGCCACGAAATCTCAGTACGTCGGGATGCATTTTCCAAAGCGCTGGATCGTCCAGTGTTGATGGGCGAAAATAGGGGTCATGgttggcgttggcgttgGCCGTCAGCAGCCTCGTTGGTGATGCGCCTACATcaatgaggagaaggagaaaaggtATTTGAGATCGAGAGGACGAAATAATCCATCCAGGAATCAATCTACTGAGATGAACATGTTCACACGTTTTGTCATAGTCTTACTGAACATATTTTTTCACCACCCTTCTTCAAATTACACCCGCGCCCTTTGTTTGAACATCACCCAGCACTCACTCACATACAACCAGCATTGATCTCATTGCTAATCTCTTCCTTTACCAGTCATTCACACCATCATAGATCGCGAACCATCCCCAGAAAGAAACGATTCGTCAAGAACTCAAAAGATTAATAGGAATTGAATTTCCACATGCCAAAAGACTTGGCTTTTCGACAACACATCGCTGTCCGCTTCATGGTATCTAAAAGCACCGTGCCGCTCCCATACTCAAGTCATGTCTCGAGTCCATCAAGGCCGTTATCCACCCGAAAGAGAGTGTCCCAATACGCCGCCGCGAATACGTTGCCCCCTTTTTCCAATCCCTATGGCTTGCTTGCCGCTATCTTGACCAGAGCCCTGCTCACAAGGCCAATCCTGTTCCGTCCTTTGTCCATCGATAAACCGCCAAAAGCTCCCTTCgccgttgctgctgctctccCAGATCCTCAGGTACACGACCTCGAACCTGAGCAAGAGCGCTGCGCATAACTTTGCTGAATTTTCGCTATCCATTATTAGTATTTGTGCTGAGACCTCAATTCCTAGAGAAGGACTTACCTGATATTCTGTGCTTAGAGTGACAACACATGCTTCGTGAGCCCGCACGATTGTCTCGCATGCTTTTGCAACACTTGGCGATGCTTCCGACTGCAGCTTATCCGCAATaagcagcaacaagaacGACCCTTGAAGAAGATAGATACCGAAGAAGAACGGCATGAATTCAAGTCCAGGATCGAATTCAAGAATCTGGTTGATCGCTTCAGCCGCAGCAACAGCATGGCTCGTTGATGTGATGAATCCTTGCGATGAGATCCACAAATCCTCATCATCCAGCAAGTTGATGGGATCCCATTTTCCAGCCAATAGAATATGCAAGACGTGCATAACGTGCGTTCCGTATGCAATAACGATTCGAGTCTGTATATTGCTCTCGGTGAGACGATTCGATCCGTTAGTGTGTACTGAGTGGGCTGACGGCGTGTTGGCATCAGGAACCCCTGAGCGCTCGTTGCCCTCGTTCTGAGCATCGACTCTTTCCTCTGCCGGACGGGGCAGGTTCTTGTGCTCGAAAGCCTGCAAGCTCTGCTCATAAATTTCCAGATGTCGAGTAATTTCCGCGGTTTGGGCATTCCACTCGTGGCCTTGACGAAAGCCGGTTCCGAAACGCGGGTGATTCTTTGCGTGGTGCAAGTCGACAATTTCACCCAGTATTGTCATGAGAGGGAGGAAATATCCAAATATACTGTGGCCTCGACACTCGTATTGAGGACCATGAGCTTGTGTCATGTCGGCGCCATACCCTTCTGGGCTTGTTCCTAGTAAATTGGGATCTGTGGTTGAATTCGAGTGGCCGCTGAAATCGCCGCTCTGCCATCGGGCATCGTCCATGGGTTGCAACAAACCCTGGCACTCGATATCGAGCAGAAATAGGGGGCGATTGTAACATAATGCCAAATGTCTGTCGACGATGTAAAGGAGCCACCATATTCGGCGTCGCTCCTCACGTTCTTCCTCGCCTACATATCCGCTACCACTAATACCGCCTTCCCCATCATCTGCGGTGTCAGTGTCCATGTTCTCTTGAGTCGCAGGTGAAGGTCCAGGGGGAAGCTCGCGACCCAGCTTCAGCTCACGAGCAAGACCCCAAGCAGCGGTCCACCATCTCATACTTGCGCCTTTGTACTCGCTAGCAGAGACGACGACCGCCAAATGAATGTAAGTTATCACGTCGTCAAGACTACCTGCGGCACCAAATGGCCCTGATTCGCCACTTGTAGCATCAAGGCTAATTGAGCCG
This genomic stretch from Fusarium oxysporum f. sp. lycopersici 4287 chromosome 2, whole genome shotgun sequence harbors:
- a CDS encoding guanine deaminase; translated protein: MTGLKKQVFVGTFISSKNPKELDYQHDTIVCVDGEGRIVKVDTEGGSTEQIGKRLRETLDWELSDVDVHIAKPGQFFFPGFVDSHVHASQYPNVGIFGKTTLLDWLEKYTFPLESSLKDLSKAKRVYGSCVRRTLSHGTTTAAYYATIDVAATNLLADLCLEIGQRALVGRVCMDNPDMCPSYYRDESVEEGLEKTRQTIRHVQKIDPEFKLVSPVLTPRFAPTCSSESMKGLAKIQKELDLPVQTHVSENEGEVELVAKLFPESESYTQLYDDCGLLTTRTILAHAIHLTEAEAKLIAQRGSKISHCPCSNSSLTSGSARVRWLWDKGITVGLGTDMSGGYSPSILEAARQAALVSRHVAMGMDEEKERSKLTVEEVLYLATRGGAEVVGLADRIGGFEEGMEWDAQLIGLGSVDEDGVAEDDGNVNVFGWETWEEKIAKWLFNGDDRNVKRVWVRGRTVHVR